TGTCCGGTTCGCGGAGTTTGCGCGGAGCCTGAAATTCATATTCTCGCCTTCGGGGACAGCCTGACCGCAGGCTACAACCTGCCCCCCTCCAAGTCTTTCGCCGCCAGGCTGGAGCAGCGGGTGCTCAGCCAGGGGCGCAAGGTCCGAGTCACCAACGCCGGCCTGTCCGGCGACACCTCAAGTGGCGGACGGGCACGCCTGGGCTGGTCCCTGCAGGACAAACCCGATCTGGTCATCCTGGAGCTCGGCGCCAACGACGGCCTGCGCGGCCTGGACCCGGCGCCCATGCGCGCCAACCTCGAAGCCATGATCGAGGAGTGCCTCAAGGCCGGAGTACTAGTAATATTGGCCGGAATGCGTGCTCCGGTCAATTGGGGAGCGGCTTATCGCAAAGAATTCGAGCAGGTTTTTCCCGACCTGGCCCGAAAATACGATCTGCCCCTGTACCCTTTTTTTCTGGACGGGGTTATCTCCGATCCGAAGCTGCTGCTTGATGACGGCCTGCATCCCAATGCCGACGGCGTGGAACGCATCGTGGACGGGATCCTGCCGCTGGTCCTGGACGAAGTGGACGCGCTGTTGCAGCGTCCCGCATAACCGGAAACAAGACATTCTTGTCGTGGGGAACTCATGACCACTCTGCCTTTTGTGCTGCTGGGCATCCTTATCGGAGCCTGGTTCCTGTCAGTCAAGATCATGCGCATCACCGTCAATGCGCTGGCCTCTCCCAAAGAGCGGATGGTCCCGCGCTCGCATGTCCCCTCGGACCAGGAACTGCGCCAGCCGTTGCGCGAGGCCGAGGACTGGGCCCGTGAGCATGGTTTCGAAGACGATGTCATGTTCGACTTCCAGATCGCCTCCAAGGAACAGGCCCTCTTTTGCCGGACCTGGAAAAATGCGGCGGAAAAAAGTTATCTGGTTTTATATTACGGGATGGGCAAGCATTTCGTGGAACTGGTCACCATTTACGATGACAAGACCGGCGTGACGACCACCAACGCACCGGACGCGCATACCTTGCCGGCGGTACCCGGAGCTTTCATCCAGAGTTTTCCCGGAACCGGGCTTACAGACCTGCTCGGACTGCATCTGCAGGGCCGCGCCACTCTGGAGAGGCGCACCGGACTCACTCCGCAGGAGCGTCAGGAAGACACCGTCGATCTCATCGCCAGATCCCTGCAACGCCAGGCCACTTACGTCATGTCCATCCCCGGATGGCAATGGAAGGGCATCTGGTGGATCACCGTGCGCAAGAAGAAGATGATCGGCAAGGATGTCGGCTGGCAACTCGACCAGCTCGGCGTGTTTGAACCCAGCGCCGAGCCCCCTGAGATTCTGCAGTGAAGACCTGCCTTCGACCGGCGGAGGTCCTCTTCCTGCTTCTGGCCTGCACGGTCATACCGGATCAAACCCTGGACAGAAAAACAGCGGCCATGGACTTCATGACCGATCAGGGCGCACTGCCTGCACAGGACCCGGCCGGATCATGACCCTCGACCCCCTGGACTACAATCCTCCGACCCAGCCACGGCTGATCGTCATCCATGAAGACCGGGACATGATCGTGGTCAACAAGCCGGGCGGGCTCCTGTCCGTGCCCGGCCGCACACCGGAGCTGTTCGACTCGGTCCTGTCACGGGTACGCGAACTTCACCCGGGAGCCCAGGCCGTGCATCGCCTGGACCTTGGCACCTCGGGAGTGCTGGTCGTGGCGACCCGGCGCAAGGCCGAAGCGATCCTGCGCCAGCAATTTCAGGACCGCCTGACCCGCAAGATCTATCTGGCCAAGGTCGACGGCATCATGGAAGAAGACGCCGGACAGGTGGACCTTCCGCTCATCTGCGACTGGCCCAACCGCCCAAGGCAGATGGTCTGCCTCGACACGGGCAAACCGGCCCTGACGGACTATCTGGTGCTTGAACGCGCCGAAGAGAGCACCCTGGTCCTCTTGCGCCCCCACACCGGCAGGTCCCACCAGTTGCGGGTGCACATGGCCAGCCTTGGCCACCCCATCATTGGTGACAACCTTTACGGCGACGCCCGGCAAGGCGACCGCCTGCATCTCCACGCCAGCCAGCTTGGCCTCTATCACCCCTACAGCGGGGAATGGACCGTCTTCCACGCACCCTGCGATTTCGCCCCCCACCTGGCTCCCCTCGCGCTGGAGCCCCCCGCCTCCTCTCCCGGAACGTGATTTCGCCGTAAGTTGTCAGGCCCTTTGATCAAAACCGTCCATCCGATCAATCATCGACAAGTTCAATCCATTTCGACCTTCCTAATCAAAATTATCGATTTGACCGAAAGCCCGCATCAGGTCAGATATTCACTCCATGATCCCAATTTACTGGAAATCCTGGTCTTACGCTGCGGTGCGGATCGCGCTGGCGCTAGCTTTTCTTGCGGCCGGAATCATCAAAATCCTGGATCCAATGACCTTTGCCGTGACCATCGATGCCTTCGGCATCCTGCCGGGGCCGTTGATCCCGGCCGTGGCCATCATCCTTCCCATCCTCGAGATCATGGGCGCCGTGGCGCTCATTTTCGATATCCGAGGCAGCCTTGGCCTCATCACCCTCATGATCCTCATGTTCATCGTCGTGCTCGGCTACGGACTGCACATGGGCCTGGACATCGACTGCGGATGCTACGGCCCGGGCGATCCCGAAGGTGAAGCCTTCGCCGGAATCCGCGGCGCGCTGTGGCGGGATCTTGTCATGCTCGGATGCGCGGCAACGCTTTACGCGTGGCGAAAGCTTCTGGGCGTGCGCCCCGGCACTTTCACCAGCATCTACCAATCCATCACAACCTCTATTTCAAAGGAAGAAACTGCATGAAGAAAATCGCCGGCCTCGTCCTGACCCTCTTTTGCCTGCTCGCTGCAAGCCCCTCCTTCGCCCTTTTCGACAACAAGTTCGAGGCCGAAGTGACCACGGAAACAGTTGCCGTGAAACTGCACCGCGACACCATTGCCGGAGGCTACGAACTGCTCGCCGCGACCGAACTCAAAAAAATGATCGACGAAGGCAAGGACATGGTCATCATCGACACCATGCCCTACGAAGACAGCTACAAAAAGGAACACGTCCCCGGAGCCCTGCAGTTCCTCTTCCCCATTCCGGACATGAAGGAATGGAACGACAAGGAGACCACTGGCAAATCCCAGGCCGACTTCGAGGCCATGCTCGGCCCCGACAAGGACAAGCCCATCGTGATCTACTGCGGATTCGTGAAATGCACGCGCAGCCACAATGGCGCGGCGTGGGCCAAGAAACTGGGCTACAAGAACGTCTACCGCTTCCCCGGCGGCATCTTCGCCTGGAAAGGCGCCGGATTTCCCATCGAAAAAATCAAGTAGTCCTTACACTGCGCCGCGAAAAGCCGCGCATCCGGATGAAAACAGGAATGCCCCTGGCCATTACGGCTCGGGGCATTCTGCATGGTAAAGGCGGGATGTCACCGTCCCGGCGCGCAGTGCTCAACCCACCACGTCATACCGGCTGAAAACCAGCGAATAGAACGCCTTGCCTTTGGTCCGGGATCTGAGCTCCGTGGAAAAGCCGAAGAGCTGACGCATGGGGGCGGTGGCCGTGATACCGGACTCGAAATCGGAGGTGCGCACGTCCAGGATGCGGGCGTTCTTTGCTCCGAGGAGGTTGACGCAGTCACCGACATATTCCTGCGGCATGCGCAGTTCCACATCCATGATCGGTTCGAGCAGGACCGGCGAGGCCTTGATCAGGGCCGACTTCATGGCCTCCAGCGCGGCCATGCGCACGCCCAGATCCGTCAGGCCGTCCTCGAAATGGGCAACCTCGAGCAATGTCGCCTGCACGTCCGAAACCAGGCAACCCTGAAGCATCCCGGCCTGCAGCGCGTCCTCCATGGCCTTGAGCGCTATGTCCGTGTGATTCGAGGCCGGCAACTCGGTGACGCAGAGGTTGCCCTGCCCCCGCGCAGCCGGATGCACCATGACCCGAACCAGGGCGCGATGCTGCTGGTCCCCGATGAGCTTGCGGCAGGTTCCCTCGGCCGTCGCATCGGCGGCAATGGTCTCACGAAAAATGACCTGCGGATTGCCGTACCGGAAAGTAACCCCGCTCTCACGACGCAGCCTCTCCAGTACGACCTCCAGATGCAGCTCGCCAAGGCCCGCCACGATGAGCTGATCCGTGTCCTCGTCCGTGAAGGATTGCAGGGTCGGGTCTTCGATGCAATATCTTTGAAGCAAAGCTTGAAGTTTGTCCGTATCGCTGGCGCTGCCCGGCACCAGGGCCACGTTCAGGACCGGCTGAATGACGTCGATGTTCTCAAGACGCAACGTGGCCTTGCCGGAGAAGAGCGTGTCGCCGGTGATGCACTCCTTGAGCCCCGTGGCCAGGACAATCTCGCCGGCCTTGGCCTCGGGGATGGGCTCGTACCGGTTGGCATGAACAGTATAGAGCTTGTGGATCTTTTCGAAGTGCTCCAACCGGGAATTGTACACCGCGCTGTTTTCGCCGATGCGGCCGTTGTAGACGCGCATGAAGATCTTCTTATGCGCGCCTTCGAAGAGAACCTTGAAGACAAAGCCCACGAACTGGTCCGCACTCACGCTCTGCTCCTCCATGCGCCGCAGCACATGGGCGTGGGAATGCGACTCCACCGGAGAGGGCAAAAAATGCACGATCCCGTTCATGAGCGGCTGTACCCCGATATTCTTGAGTGCGCTGCCGCAATAGACCGGCACGGCCTGGCCCGTCAGCGTCGCCTTGCGCAGGGCTGCCCGCAACTCGGGCTCGCCGATGGCTTCGTCGGCCAAGTAGCGCTCCATGACCAGATCGTCGAAATCGGCTGCGGCTTCCGTCAGTTCCTTGCGCCTGGCCTCGAAAAGATCGCGGTCCCCGTCCGCCGGATCGAACTCGTGCACCGTCGTGCCCTGATCCGTCGCATCGAAGACCAGGACCTTGCCACGCAGAAGATGCAGCACCCCGCCCTCCACGCAGACGGACGGCACCGTCACCGGCAGCGGCCTGATCGCAAGGCGGGCCTCTATATCCGCGACCACCTTCCAGTAATCGGCTCCGGGACGGTCGGTCTTGTTGACGAAAACAAGTCGGGGCAAGCCGTATTTTCGCGCCTGTCGCCATACCGTCTCGCTCTGGGACTCGATACCGTTGACTCCGCAGAAGACAACGATCGCGCCATCACAGACCCGCAGGGAGCGTTCCACTTCGACGTTGAAATCCACGTGTCCGGGAGTGTCTATGATGTTGACCTGACTGCCCTCCCAAACCACGGAGGTGCAGGCCGAGGTGATGGTGATGCCCCGCTTCTGCTCTTCCTCAAGGTAGTCCATGGTCGCGTTGCCATCATGGACCTCGCCGATCTTGTGGATCTTGTGCGCATAAAAGAGGAGTCGTTCGGTCAGCGTGGTCTTGCCCGCGTCGATGTGGGCGATGATGCCGATATTGCGTGTGGAGGAATCGATGTCGTGTTTTTTCATGAGTTCTGGCTGAATCGGGTTAGGAATAGGTGGAAGTGCAATGGCGAAACGTATCGGGACTGATCACGTCCCAGACCCAACAGCCAAGCAGCCGCTCGGCCATGACCACCGGGGCCTGGCCCGGCTCGCCGCCGTAGAGGATGTAGGGGCGTCCTTCTGCGGCGACCTCGGCAGTGACTGCCCGGTAAGCCTGGAGATATTCGCTGTCCGGGATGTCCATCCGAATACCGTATCCTGCCGGATCAGGGCGCAGCGTCCGGGAATAATCGAGATCCAGTCCGGCCAGATCGACGCATATTCCCGGACCGCTGCCGGCCAGAAGTCTGACCAGGGGCTGCGGATCGGAAGTGAAGACCTGGTGCGCGGACAAAAAATCGCAACCAAACAGGAACGGGTCGGTCACCGGACCGGTTACGTGCACGACCACCCCCTGAACCTTGGCCACCAGGGCCTGGACCATGGCCGAAAAAAGGGCCGGCAGGGGAAAGCGGCGCAGATCCACCGCAAAAAAGGCCCACTCCAGCCGCTCGCAGCTCAGGGAATGTTCCACATGACTGAACCGCCGGGTCTGCATGACCGGCTCGGTCCCGTTCTGGGCCAGGGCATAGGCAAAGCTCACCGCGTTCTTGATGATTGATTTTTGGACCGGCGGACAGCGTTCATACGCCTCCCCGAAAGCATCGTCATCAATGTCCGCTACAAATCCGTTCTCGGCCAACAGTTCTTCGATCACCCGTAGCTCCTTGCAAAAAAATGGGCAGGCCATGCATGACCTGCCCGACATTTCCATATTTCAAGGCGTTGCACAACAGGGTGCGGCCCTGGAAGTTCAGATCGCGTCCAGCACCAGGGCGCCCATTTCCGAACAGCCGACCTTTTTGCCCTCGCCTACATAGATGTCACCAGTACGATAGCCCTGGGCCAGCACGCTCTTGACCGCCGCGTCGATGGCCGCGGCCTCTTCCTCGAGGCCGAAGGCGAAGCGGAGCATCATGGACACGGACAAGATGGTGGCCAGGGGATTGGCGACGTCCTGACCGGCGATGTCCGGGGCCGAACCGTGAATGGGCTCGAACAGCGCAGGTCCGTCCGACCCCATGGAGGCCGAAGGCAGCATCCCTATGGAGCCGGTGATGATGGAGGCCTCGTCGGAAAGGATGTCGCCGAAAAGGTTCTCGGTCACGATGACGTCGAACTGCGAGGGGTCGCGGATGAGCTGCATGGCCGCGTTGTCCACGTACATGTGCGAAAGTTCGACATCCGGATACTCGGCTGCGGTGCGGATGGCCACCTCGCGCCACAGGCGGGACACGTCGAGCACGTTGGCCTTGTCCACGGAGCAGAGCCGCCCAGAACGCTTGCGCGCGATCTCGCAGGCCACGCGCACGATGCGCTCGATCTCGGATTCGGAATAGATCATGGTGTTGAAGGCCGCCCGCTCGCCATTCACCACGGTCTCGCCGCGCGGCTCTCCGAAATAGGCCCCGCCCGTCAGCTCGCGCACGACCATGATATCAAGGCCCTGGCCGATGATGTCCGGACGCAGGTAGGACGCCGCCGCCAGCTCCGGAAAGAGCACGGCCGGGCGCAGGTTGGAAAAGAGTCCAAGCGCCTTGCGGATGCCAAGCAACCCTTTTTCGGGCCGGATTGCAGGATCGATGGTGTCCCATTTGGGGCCGCCCACCGCGCCCAGCAGCACCGCGTCCGCAGCCTTGCAGGCAGCCACGGTGGCATCGGGCAAAGGATTGCCCACTGCGTCGATGGCTGCACCACCGATCAGCGCCGTCTCGGTCTGAACCGTATGCCCAAACTTCGCCGCCACCTTCTCCAGCACCTTCACGGCCTGGGTCACTATCTCGGGGCCTATGCCGTCGCCGGGCATGAGGCATATCTTCATGTTCATTGAGAGCTCCTATGTATTTTAAGCATGCCTCCGGCGGGCAGGGGACGCGCCCCCTGCACCCCATTCAAGGAGAGTGGAGGAGGCCCGATGTTCGCGCCAGAGAGCGCCGAATGGGGCTACTGCGCCACCTTGCGCTTCACGTACTCGACCAGGCCGCCGCCGGAGAGCATTTCCATCATGAACGGGGCCACTGGGATGAAACCGATGGTCTCGCCCGTGGTCAGGTTCTTGATCGTGCCTGCGGCCACGTCGATCTCAAGCTCGTTGCCTTCCTTGATGCGTTCGATGTCGTCGCCCAGTTCCAGGAGCAAGAGCCCCATGTTAAAGGCGTTGCGGTAGAAGATGCGTGCGTAGCTCTTGGCCAGCACCACGGGAATGCCCGCTCCGATGATGGCCAGGGGGGCGTGTTCCCGGGACGAGCCGCAGCCGAAGTTCTCCCCGGCCACCAGGACGTCGCCGGGAGCGACGCGCTTGACCCAGCCTTCTTCCAGCCCCTCGAAACAGTTTTTGCCCAGTTCCGCCGTATCGGCAGTGACAAGAAAACGCGCCGGGATAATGGCGTCGGTATCTATATGATCCCCCACAACGTGGGTTTTTCCTTTGAATTTCATGTTTCCTCCTTTAGCCGAGCGCGCCCGGATGCGTGATGAGCCCGGTCACGGCCGTGGCTGCGGCGACGGCCGGGTTGGCCAGGTAGACTTCGGACTTCAAGCTGCCCATGCGGCCCTTGAAATTACGGTTTGTGGTGGCCAGGCAACGCTCGCCGCCGGCCAGGATGCCCATGTGCCCGCCAAGGCACGGCCCGCAGGTGGGCGGACTGATAATGGCGCCCGCATCGAGGAAAATGCGCAGCAGGCCCTCGTCCAGGGCCATCGAATAGGCGCCGGGTGATGCAGGGATGACGATGAAACGCACCCCCTTGGCCACTTTTCGGCCCTTGATGATCCTGGCCGCCTCGCGCAGGTCGCTGATACGGCCATTGGTACAGGAACCGAGCACGACCTGGTCCACGCGCACGTCGGAAACTTCCTCCACCGGCCTTACATTGTCCGGCAGGTGCGGACAGGCGATCTGGGGAGAAAAGGAGGACACGTCAAAGGTCATCTCCTTCCAGTAATGCGCGCCCTCGTCGGCGGCGATGGGGCTGTCGCCCATGCGGCCGTGAGCCTGGCAATAGGCCAGGGTCTTTTCGTCGGCAGCAAAAAGCCCGACCTTGCCGCCGGCCTCGATGGCCATGTTGGCCATGGTCATGCGCGCCTCGACTGAAAGGCCGTCAATGACCTCGCCGCCGAACTCCAGCGCCTTGTACAAGGCTCCGGCAACACCGGTCTGGCCGATGGTGAAAAGGACCAGATCCTTGCCGCCGACATGCTCCGGCAACTTGCCGGTGAAGTTGACGCGGATTGTCTCCGGAACCTTGAACCAGGTTTCGCCAAGAGCCATCGCTGCGGCGATATCCGTGCTCCCGAGTCCCGTGGCAAAAGCGCCGAGGCCGCCGTAGGTACATGTGTGGCTGTCCGCACCGACCACGATATCTCCTGGTCCGACCATCCCGTATTCGGGCAGAATGGCGTGCTCAACACCCACGTTTCCGCCCTCGTAATAATGGGTGATGTCCATCTCGCGGGCAAAGTCGCGCACGACCTTGACCTGTTCAGCCGAATCAATGTCCTTGTTGGGGGTGAAGTGGTCGCAGACCAGGGCCACGCGGTCCTTGTCGAAAACCTGCTTCACACCCATCCCGCGAATGGACTTGATGGCGAGCGGTGCGGTTATATCGTTGGCCAGCACCATGGAAACGCGGCACTGGACGATCTGTCCGTCCGCGGTGATGGGCTGGTCCGTATGCCTCTGCAATATCTTCTGAGCTAAAGTCTGGCGCATATGCTGTCCTCCTGTCTTTTGGCCAAGCGGTTCAGGGCGTTCAGATACGCCTTGGCGCTGGCCACGATGATGTCCGCATCAGATGCGCGGCCCACCGAAGTTTTTCCGTTCTCTTCTATCTTGACGGTTACCTCGCCCTGGGCGTCGGTGCCGCCGGTTATGGCATTGACCGCATAGCGGACCAGTTTGGGGCTACGCCCCACGACCTTGCCGATGGTGTTGAAAACAGCATCGATGGGGCCTGTCCCGAAATCCGACAGGATGCGTTCTTCGCCGTCCACATACATTTTGACGACCGCGTTGGGGATGGCCATGTTGCCGCTCAAGGCGCTCAGGTATTCCAGGCGGTACTTGTCCGGAAGGCGGAAAATCTCATCGAGGACGACGGCCTCGAGGTCTTCGACGAAAATCTCCTTCTTGCGGTCGGCCAGTTTTTTCATGGCCGTGAAAACAATGCCGAGCTGCTCCTCATCGAGGCGGTAGCCCAGATCCTTGAGGCGCTTGTCGAAGGCGGCGCGACCCGAATGCTTGCCCAGAACCATGTCCTCTTCCTGACGTCCCACGGATTCGGGAGTCATGATCTCATAGGTCTGGCGATTCTTGAGAACTCCATCCTGGTGGATTCCAGATTCATGGGCAAACGCATTAGCACCGATAATCGATTTGTAAGGGGGTATAGGCTGACCGATGATCAAAGACAAGAGCCGGGTGGAGGGGAAAATCTGCTCTTTATTGATGTTTGTGGTCAGCTGATAGAAATCCTTGCGCACGTCCATGGACATGACCACCTCTTCCAGGGCCGCGTTGCCGGCGCGCTCGCCGATGCCGCTCAGGGTCACTTCGGCCTGACGTGCGCCTGCCTTCAAGGCCGCCAGGGTGTTGGCCGTGGCCAGGCCCAGGTCGTTGTGGCAGTGCACGGAAAAGACGGCCTTGTGACTGCCCTTCACGTTTTCGAGCAGGTACTTGATCAGCTCCGCGAATTCCTGGGGCTGGGTGTAGCCGACGGTGTCCGGGATGTTGATGGTCGTGGCCCCTGCCGCGATGACGCGATCGAAGACCTGAACCAGAAAGGGCCAATCGGAACGGGAGGCGTCCTCGGCGGAGAATTCAACATTGGAGGTCTTCGACGCCGCGTATTTGACGGCGGCCTCGGCCATGTCCAGAACCTCGTGACGCTCCTTGCGCAGCTTGAACTTCATGTGAATGTCCGAAGTGGCCAGGAAGGTGTGGATTCGCGCCTGCGGGTTGCCCTTGACCGCATCCCAGGCACGATCGATATCACTGGGCAGCGCACGGCAAAGTCCGGCCACCTGGCAGTTCTGCACGGCCAGGGCAATGTCGCGCACGGCCTCGAAATCGCCCTGGCTTGCGGCGGGAAAGCCGGCCTCGATGATGTCGACGCCGAGTATTTCGAGCTGCCGTGCCAGACGAACCTTCTCGTCTCGGTTCATGGTTGCGCCGGGAGACTGCTCGCCGTCACGCAAGGTCGTGTCGAAAATGAAAATTCTTTCTGACATGATGCACTCCTTTTAATGGATGATGTATAATCGATAAGTGATAAAGACCGCGACTGACCCTGGCTGAATATACGCCTGGATGGCCGTTTCCTGCAAACGATGCTGAGGGGGTTACGTGTTTCCTTTACGAGATCTTGTGAGAAGACTCTCGTAGGAAGGATTTCCCGCGTAGGGGTAGAAAAAAGTAGGTGTAGATGAGACCGGAGATGATGTAGCCGATGAAGAACACAAAGCTCAGAAGCTTTGGTTCGGAGGCGACGAGCACGAAGATGAGCAGTGCTGTCACCGTGGCGCTGAAGCGGTGTGCGCGAATGACCTCGGCGTCCTTGAAGGAAGCGTAACGGACATTGCTGACCATGAGAATGGAGACCAGAAAAGCGAGCCCAAGCGTGATGCCGGGCACCATGCCGGCCATGGATTCAGGGATGTAGGAAGAAAAGAGGACAAACGTGGCCAAGGTGCAGGCCGCCGCCGGAATGGGCAGGCCGATGAAGAATTTCTTGCTGATCTTGCCCGTCTGGATGTTGAAGCGGGCCAGCCTGAGCGAGCCGCAAGCCATGACCAGAAAGGAGGCCATCATGCCCAGGCGGCCGAACTCGAAAGTGTTCCACTGGTGGATCATGATGGCCGGACCGACGCCGAAAGCGACGAGATCGACCAGCGAATCCAGCTGAACACCGAAATCGGATGCCGAATTGGTCAGCCGAGCCAGTTTTCCATCCAGTCCGTCAAAGACGCAGCTGACGATAATGGCCACGGCAGCCATCTCGAAACGCCCGTCGATGGACCACAGAATACCCAGGAAGCCAGTCAGCAGACTGGCCATGGTCATCATGTTGGGGAGCAGATAGTATCCCCGATGTTTGGGTTTCAAGTGTTCCATTACGGTCCTGAATAAAGCTCTTTTTTATTTCTTGCGGGCCAGGATCGACTGTCCTGCAAAAACCTTGTCACCAATACGAACACTTGGTTCATACTCGGCAGGCAGGTAAAGGTCAACTCTGGATCCGAACTTGATCAGTCCGAAACGCTGGCCACGGCTCAGGGCGTCGCCCTCCTCCCCCCAGCAGATGATACGCCGCGCGATGAGCCCTGCGATCTGGACCATGGTCCAGCTGCGGCCATCCCCGTCCTCGATCAGGAGCGAGTTGCGCTCGTTGTCGGTGGAGGCCTTGTCGAAGGAGGCGTTGAGGAATTTCCCGCCGAAATAGGAGATGCGCGCAATGCGACCGGCCACGGGCATGCGGTTCACGTGCACGTTGAAGACGTTCATGAACACGCAGACGGCGGTACGGTCCTCGCCGGTCATGGGATCGCGCATGGTCTCGACCTTGATGACCTTGCCGTCGGCCGGAGACACGGCAATACCCGGCTCCTGTGGAACCACACGCTCCGGATCGCGGAAGAAGTTCAGCACCAGGAAGAGGACCACGAGCAGGACGGTCGCCATGAACCAGCAGTCAAGCAGGGCGAAGGTCAGGGTGGCGATGGCCGTAAAGAATACAAAGGGCAGGCCTTCAAGAGAGAGGCCGATCGAGGGCTTGTACATGAAAACTCCTGATCAATTGATAAGCAAGGGCCTGACTACTCGCGGGGGATGAGAGTTTCAAGCCAAATTTTCCCCGGTCATTTTCCCGGCCGTGGACCTGAATACAGTTTTTTCCATTCATCAAGAAAGAGAATGGCTGTCTCCAGACGGTCCAGACGGCCTTCCCGGCCGCGCAGGGTACAGACCAGATCCTCGAAACTCACCGTTGGGGCAAGGTTCAATCCGGCCAGAAGGGCTTCCACTTCCGAGCGCAGATGCGGAGCGATTTGAGCCCGCCAATCATCTGGCGGGATCTCCTTTACGTGCATGAATTTTGCCGCGTGCCGCAACAGGGTCTGCATGCGGTGCGCGTAGGTGTGCTCGGCCAGCACCCTGGCCCTGCCCCTGGCCGCGACCTCGGACCTGGCCTCGGGATGGGCCAGGTAGTACGCGATGCTTTGCAGCAGTTCGGGCATGTCCGAAAAAAGGGCCAATTCCCCTTCTGCGAAAAGCTCGGGCAAGAGCCCGCGCCGGTCCACCAGCTGAAAAGCGCCACAGGCCGCAAGCTCGAAGGTGCGGGGATTGACGAAATCCCCATCCCCCACCAATACGCCCGGCCTGACGGAAGAATGCAGGTTCACGTTGATGGTCGTGGCGTTGAAGATACGCACCACTTCCTCGGTCTCTATGCGCGCCCCGTCCCGCTGCAGATAGGGGGCAAGGGTCGTCTCTCCGTCCCAGTCGTTGCCCCAGATGCGCAGGCCATGGCCGGCCAGTTGCCGAAAAGCCAGGCGCCGGTTGGGGTAGCCCGCGCCCACAAAGGAAATTTCGCTGCCGCACTTGCGCCGTTCAACGGCTGACAACTCCAACGGCCGGTGCACGAACGGATCCGCCGCCAGAGGCAGATAGAATGAGTCCCGCTGCCCCAACGCCGCCAGCTGTTCCGCGAAATCTCCCTTCTGGATGACCGCGAACAGGTCGTAATAGGGGGCAAAGGCCTTCCAGTACGGAAAGACCTCGCGGTCTTCCACGAACCACATGGCTGTCGGCACCTTGTCTCGCCGGAGACGTTTGAGGGCCTGCCGGGACAAGGGAGCCTGCGCCATGGCCAGAACCAGGTCGGGGCAGAATGTTTCGACCTTGGCCAGGATGGCCTGGGACACGACCTGCAGGAAGCTGTTTTCCAAATAATCAAGACGGTCCGTGCCC
The Deltaproteobacteria bacterium HGW-Deltaproteobacteria-18 genome window above contains:
- the leuD gene encoding 3-isopropylmalate dehydratase small subunit (catalyzes the isomerization between 2-isopropylmalate and 3-isopropylmalate in leucine biosynthesis); the encoded protein is MKFKGKTHVVGDHIDTDAIIPARFLVTADTAELGKNCFEGLEEGWVKRVAPGDVLVAGENFGCGSSREHAPLAIIGAGIPVVLAKSYARIFYRNAFNMGLLLLELGDDIERIKEGNELEIDVAAGTIKNLTTGETIGFIPVAPFMMEMLSGGGLVEYVKRKVAQ
- a CDS encoding phosphatidylserine decarboxylase family protein produces the protein MYKPSIGLSLEGLPFVFFTAIATLTFALLDCWFMATVLLVVLFLVLNFFRDPERVVPQEPGIAVSPADGKVIKVETMRDPMTGEDRTAVCVFMNVFNVHVNRMPVAGRIARISYFGGKFLNASFDKASTDNERNSLLIEDGDGRSWTMVQIAGLIARRIICWGEEGDALSRGQRFGLIKFGSRVDLYLPAEYEPSVRIGDKVFAGQSILARKK
- the pssA gene encoding CDP-diacylglycerol--serine O-phosphatidyltransferase produces the protein MEHLKPKHRGYYLLPNMMTMASLLTGFLGILWSIDGRFEMAAVAIIVSCVFDGLDGKLARLTNSASDFGVQLDSLVDLVAFGVGPAIMIHQWNTFEFGRLGMMASFLVMACGSLRLARFNIQTGKISKKFFIGLPIPAAACTLATFVLFSSYIPESMAGMVPGITLGLAFLVSILMVSNVRYASFKDAEVIRAHRFSATVTALLIFVLVASEPKLLSFVFFIGYIISGLIYTYFFLPLRGKSFLRESSHKIS
- the leuC gene encoding 3-isopropylmalate dehydratase large subunit, which codes for MRQTLAQKILQRHTDQPITADGQIVQCRVSMVLANDITAPLAIKSIRGMGVKQVFDKDRVALVCDHFTPNKDIDSAEQVKVVRDFAREMDITHYYEGGNVGVEHAILPEYGMVGPGDIVVGADSHTCTYGGLGAFATGLGSTDIAAAMALGETWFKVPETIRVNFTGKLPEHVGGKDLVLFTIGQTGVAGALYKALEFGGEVIDGLSVEARMTMANMAIEAGGKVGLFAADEKTLAYCQAHGRMGDSPIAADEGAHYWKEMTFDVSSFSPQIACPHLPDNVRPVEEVSDVRVDQVVLGSCTNGRISDLREAARIIKGRKVAKGVRFIVIPASPGAYSMALDEGLLRIFLDAGAIISPPTCGPCLGGHMGILAGGERCLATTNRNFKGRMGSLKSEVYLANPAVAAATAVTGLITHPGALG
- a CDS encoding 2-isopropylmalate synthase, with translation MSERIFIFDTTLRDGEQSPGATMNRDEKVRLARQLEILGVDIIEAGFPAASQGDFEAVRDIALAVQNCQVAGLCRALPSDIDRAWDAVKGNPQARIHTFLATSDIHMKFKLRKERHEVLDMAEAAVKYAASKTSNVEFSAEDASRSDWPFLVQVFDRVIAAGATTINIPDTVGYTQPQEFAELIKYLLENVKGSHKAVFSVHCHNDLGLATANTLAALKAGARQAEVTLSGIGERAGNAALEEVVMSMDVRKDFYQLTTNINKEQIFPSTRLLSLIIGQPIPPYKSIIGANAFAHESGIHQDGVLKNRQTYEIMTPESVGRQEEDMVLGKHSGRAAFDKRLKDLGYRLDEEQLGIVFTAMKKLADRKKEIFVEDLEAVVLDEIFRLPDKYRLEYLSALSGNMAIPNAVVKMYVDGEERILSDFGTGPIDAVFNTIGKVVGRSPKLVRYAVNAITGGTDAQGEVTVKIEENGKTSVGRASDADIIVASAKAYLNALNRLAKRQEDSICARL